The Cryptomeria japonica chromosome 2, Sugi_1.0, whole genome shotgun sequence region CCTTATATTAATTTCCAAAAAAGTTTTACAAAAAGGCTTCAAGCCTAATAGCAAGACCACCGTTAATCTATCTACCTATCTAACCCCTGTATACCAATTCTGAACAGACACATACTAACTATCCAACCCCATATGCTACTATGCCACCTAACCCACCTCTGCATATATATTTCGACTAATTGGACAATACATCAAGGATAGAGTCAGTCCAAATCCTGATCAACACTAAGCCCCGCCATTAAGAGTTTGCAAAATGACCCCCACAAACTCTCCAacattgattattgtttatgttgctCCAACCTAGAACCACCAAGTTTCAAAGTTTGTGACTCTGCGGAAAGGAGCCATATCCCCATTCAGTACAACACACCTGAAGACTTCCAAAGCATTTTCTCCAAACGTTCTCATCATCTCTTTTAATTCCTCCCTCTCCAAACGCCTGCGTTCTACCCTGTTTCTCTTACTATCATCGGACTCATCACTCCCTTCATCCTCACTCTCCTCCTCTTCATCCTTAGAATCTGTGGGCAGGAATACGTCCGGCTGGAAGTATGTCTTCAGGATACTAATCCATACGTTCTTCAGCAGGCTTAAAATGGAGTCGACGATGTGGTTTCTATTGAGAGTCTTAACAAAGCCGCACAATCGCTCCATGACTCTCTCCCTGGATTCGATGACGTCCACTAATGGCATAAGAACAGCTTCATAGATAATGGAGTCGCACCAGTGGCGGTCGAAGTTGAGTCTAATCCCCACCAGACCTTTAATCGCCTCATATGCATACTCCTCTGAGATAAACAAATTGCAGAGTTGGGCGTCAAGTGTTTCCTCGCAATTCATGCACCCGATATTGCCGAAGTATGCCATAGTCCAAGATAGTAACCAACTCTCTTACTCCTAGAAATCTGCTCAACACTCAACTTGATCAGGTCATGAGGCCGAGCCTTGGGGGCAGccagttattattattattaacttaaataataaatttaatttaaaatttaaaataatggtATGTTTACCAATTTGATTTAATATTaagtttaattatatatttataataaaataaatggtGAGTTATAATTAATAGTATTTAAATATAGTTAAAATACTACAATTCAAAAATATTAATTAGAAATTAGATTTATAATTAAGTTTATTGTTATAATTTATTACTAAAATTTAAATTATGTAGACtaagttataattataattatattattaataattattttcaaattcaaataatTGGGCGTGGACTAAAAAGACGGAGTGAATTTTCGGCGGCTGATGTAGGCATCTTTGCTGGATCTCCATACGCAGCgtgtggtggtggaggaggtttcCCTCCTCCACGTGGTTTGAACTCCCTTCGCTCTCTCCCTTTGCTTTATGTTTTGCTATTAACTCGAATTTACTCCGGCCATTATGTCCTTTGAGTCAAATGGTGCCCATATGACATCTTCTCCCCCTGCTTCTTCCCAACCCATTCTGCAAAACAAAAATTCTTTTAGCGAAGTtgtttctagggcttcctctgTCGTCCCTAAGAGTGTGAAGTTCGTTGCCGCCAATGGAGATGGAGTGTTACTAGAAGGTATGGACCTTGGTTTCAACCCAAACTCTATCTCCATTTCCCCTAACGAATCGATGGCTCATGAAATAGCGTTAGAAAAAACTAGACTTAAAAATACTACCATCTTTTTTGCCTGTGTTGATGTTGATAAATGTCCTCCTCAGAAATTCATGGATGATTGGTTCCATAACTACTAAAATTTGAAGCTAAGTTTTTGAATTTCCTTCCGTAGACAGATTCAAAAAGGgctctttgtgattttatttaacaatcATGAAACACAGGTTGAAATTGTTAAAAGAATGTATTGGAATGTTGGAAAAACAACCTTTCGTGCCCTAGGTTGGACACCGGATGCAATCTCTGATGAAATTTTAGCTCTCTCAAGCCCTTGATAGGTTTTGGTCTGAAACATTCCTCCTTTCCTCTAGCGGTTTATCCCTCAGTTGGTTGAACCAATTGGTAGGATCATCCACATGGATGACTATTCTAGGCTCGTGTCGCATCTTGATGCTAGAATCCTTATTTCTATTAAGCCTGGTACTGACATTCCAAAGGCCCTTAACCTAAATATTGATGGAGAGGTCTTCTCTTGCCCCATCAAAATCCTTGGTGGTTTAAATGTGTGTTTTCTTTGCAAGAAGGAAGGGCACCTTCGCAAAGATTGCCCGATTTTAAGCAAAAAGAAATCTAGAAGTGACCCTAGAAGAAATCACTTGGAGCAGATTAACCCTAATTTGAACTCTGATAAACCCCATTCTACCAAAGTCAAATTAGACTCTGGGTTCATTCCCTTGACCTCTTTGGAAACCCCTATTGCTGATTCTTGCCCTAATTTCGGGCAATTTACGACATACCTCCCCCCACTCTCCGGTTGAAGAAGCTTTGCAACAAATGGAAAATGAGGGAAGTTTCCAGATTGTTACTAGTAAGTCTAAAAAATGTCAAAGGAAAAATGCGCAGCAATTAGTTGCTGAGAAGATTTGATCCACCACTCAGAGTGTGAATCCTAAGCATGATGCTATTAAAGTTGTCTCCTCGATGGGGAACTCCTTGGTCAAATCCATTATTACAAACTTCGAAACTCCTGATAAGTCTAGTTGTGATTCCTATGTTGGAGTTGGCCCATTGAGGACCCCAAATAGCTCGAGACTAGTTGTTGATCCTAAACTCACTGGTCCCACCCCCTACATAATAACCACTATTGGATCTACCAGGAGTTTGCCAGATAAGGTTTTTAGAGATATTGAAGATGATACGatgattgaaatcattattgttgaCTCTAGAAATAATGCCTTCATTCCTCCCAATGCTCTCTCCACACAAGTTCCTAGGACAGAGACTGTTGGAGCCACCTCGACTCCTCATGATGGTGATGCTTCTCATATTGAGGAAGACTCACGTGATGATCTTGATGATCTCACTGATGCTTGTACTAAACTGAATAGGAGAGGGCTCCCTCTGGGTTCTAAAAACAAAATGAGCAAGAAGAAAAATGGAAGTCAGAAGGACTTGCCCCTTGGTGATAGCAGTCTCCAGACTACTAAGAGTTCCTAATCCCCCCcctcctttttttttgtttctcaTGAGGTgcatttcatggaatattagaggtctAGAATCACCAGATAGGAAGCAAATTGTCAAGAGGTTCTTGGATTCTCACAAAGATATTGATTTCTTAATGTTGCAAGAGCTCAAAGCTATCAATTTCACCCTCGAAGTGAACCTTAATTTCATTTGGAATGATTCCGTTAAAATTTGTTCTAATCACCTCATAGGTAAAGGGGGTGTTGGGTTGCTTATCAATCATAAATGGACAAACCACATTACTAATCAAGGCACTTCCCCCTGCAACAGAGCGGTCTGGGCTACTCTCAATATTAATGACTCCAATATTGGGATTTGCTCCATCTATGCCACCAATGATTATAAAGATAAAATCACCCTTTGGAATTGGCTTTCCTCCTTGCCTAACATCCCCCGGATCCTTGGTGGggactttaacatgattgagactCAGGATGATAAATCTGGTGGGGTTCACTTTGATTGGAAACCCTCTGAGAAGGTTTATTGGGATAAGATGAAActctagatgaatttgtttgaCCCTCTTGTTGGTAATAAAAATAATCACAAGGGCCTATGGTACACCTGGTGCAATTACCAATAGGGCATCAACAGAATATATAGCAGGCTTGACCGCTTCTATGCTAATAAAAGTCACTTTTCCTTTATTCTGGATGATCAGGGCAGATCTGTTGTCATTTGGCCTCTACCTCTCTTTGATCATCACCCCATTATTACTCATATCACTACTGTTAACCCTCTGACTTCCAATCTTGCTAGGGGTCAGAAGTTCTTTCTCGACACTAATCCGCTTAAAGATGTTGATCTCCTTGTGGCCATTAACCTTATTAGCTTGATTAATAAACAGAATAAGAATCTTACCTCCCATTTAGCCCGGTGGAATGTCAATGTCTCCTCTTGGCAAAAAATCCTTCAGACTGTGGGCCAAAAGAAGGCCAAGGATTTTAGATTTGTGGAAAAAACTCTTACTCATAACCTGCATAGCATTGAGTTGGATATCCAACATTCCCCCAATAACCTGGTTCTTGCTTCCCATGTTGTTAAGGCTCGTGATGCTCTTAGAAAACACCAAAATGTCAAAATCATTAAATCAAAGGAACTATGATTAGAGCTCGCAACCACTGGCTCCAATTTGGAGATAGGGGCTCAAAATTTTTCTTTAACTTGCTTAAGTATAAACAGACCAAAGAGAGAATTGATAGACTTTATGTTGATAATAAGGAAATCTTTGATCTTGACAATATTAAGGATGCCTTTGCCTTATTTTATCAAAACTCGTTCACCTCAGAAGACAATGAGACTGCTAAAAACATGAGGACTAAATGTAGCTCCATTATCCCTTGCAGAATTTCTGCAGAGGACTCCCTCCTTCTGAGGCAGAAAATTGAGCTTGAGGAAGTTCAAAAGGCCATCACCTCCCTTAGTAATGACAAAACCCCTAGTCCTGATGGGCTTCCGGTTGAGTTCTATAAAGCTAACATAGACTAGATTAGTAAGGATTTGCATGATCTTTATTTGGAAGCTATAGATTGTGGCACCCTTGGAGATAATATTAATAAGGGCTTTATTAAGCTTATCCCCAAAGAGGGTGATAAAGCTCTTATAAAGAACTGGAGGCCCATTACCTTACTCAATGTTTCCTATTAaattttggctaaaattttggCCATCCGTCTTGAAAAAGTCCTTCCCAGGTTCATTTGCCCCACCCAAACTGGCTTTATAAAGGGTAGATACATCCTTGAGAACCTCATCACCAGCTGGGAAGCTATGGAATGGTCTAAGGTGTCAGGTCAGAACTCCACCATGTTTCTTCTTgactttgagaaagcttatgatagagtcgaATGGTAATTTATCATCATGATGCTTGAAGCTTTTGGGTTCCTTAGAGAATTATGCGGTTATATTAAGTTTCTTCTTAAGGATGCTTCATCTCAAATTGAGGTCAATGGCTTCCTCTCCTCTCCCATTAGTTTGTCCCGCTCTATCAGATAGGGTTGTCCCTTAGCTCCTTCTCTCTTTATCATCGCCTCTGATACTCTTTATTATCTCCTTAGGGATAGTTCCCTCTCCCCTAGAGTTAATGGGATTAGGCTCCCTGACGAACCCTCTTAATATCTAGTTTGTCGATGATACGACCCTGTTCCTTGAGCTTACTAGTCAAAACCTTGAGAATATTAATCTTAAACTTAAGATCTTTGGGGAAATCTCTGGTGCCTGGATCTCTCAATCTAAATCAACCTTACTTGGATGGAGGGACCGCTTCTTGGATGGAGGGACCGCTCTAGACTGGCTAGAACAATATGGCTTCCAATGGGGGTCCTTGACAAAATTGTTAGATACCTTGGCTTGCCTTTTTCCATCTTTCCCTCCCTCAAGGACATGTGGTTGTGGATTAGACAGAAAATTGACAAGAAACTTAATAAATGGAACAATAGATACCTCTCTCTTGCCGGCAAGGTCCAAGTCTGCCAGAAGATCCTTTCCTCCTATAGTGTTTATTACTCCTCTACCTCAATGTTTAGTAATTATCAGATCCTTGAGATCCAAAAAGCCATCAGAAGGTTCTTATGGTCTGATGGCAAAGGGAATAAGAAAATGAATGTTGTAAAGTGGAAATGGTGTAGCATTGATAAGAAACTTGGGGGCCTTGGTCTCAAAGACCTCAAAATCCAGGGCATCACCCTTGCtgccaaatggatttttcatgccCTTGATGGTTAGGAACCTTGGAAGGTCCTGATCAGAAGTAATATTGAGAGAGGTGTGCCAAAGTTTGCTAAGTCTTGGAAGAACCTTCCCTTTGCTGATCTTGTGGCTGGGAGCTTCCCTGTGTCCGTTCAAGGCACTTGTGTGTTCAAAACCTTATGGAAAGCATGGGAGCATGTTAGGAAATTCTTGGTCAATACTAACTGTGTCAGCAATAATGATTTTGTTCACTGGgaaagatccatttggtggaatctTTTCCACTCTTCTAAACCTCTTGCCCTCACCCAAGGCTGCTCTGCCAAATCCTGGGCCAGCAAAGGTATAACCCGCTTGATTGTACTTCTTGAGCATGATAGCCTCATCTCCTGGGAAGAACTTAGCAGTAATTACAATTTACCTCCCGCTCAAAAAAGAACCTACAACATGATTAAGGCTGCTTGTCTAGATCTTGGCCTGCCTAAGTATTGTGACATTGACTCGCATAGTTTTCTTTCTTTTAAGTGGATTGATGACAGTCTTTTAGCTAAAATTAAAGCTCAAAATATCTATCTTGTGCTTGCCTATGACGACTCTGTTATTAGACATGTTAACCTCCTTTGGTATATGGACCTTAGTGAAGCTACTTGGCAAAAGGTTTTTCTTAGAAGCTGGAAATCTCCTATTGCCCCCAATATCAACTGCTTTAGATGGCTTATGATCCTAGACAAACTTCCCCTTAGGAAAGATCCTATTGCCCTTGAGCTTTGTACCATCTGTAATTTACCTGATACCAGCATACACATATTCTTCGACTGTTCTATTGCTAAGGAAATCTGGCTTATGTTGGATATTCACATTCCTTTTCATGTTAATATATTTGATATTATCACTGGATATATTCAAGGTTTAAAGAAAGATGTTGATATTTTCTGGTCTATTCTTTCTGCTTCTATTTTATGGATTATCTGGAAGGTTAGAAATGAAGACAAGTATCAAGGCCAACCCAGGGCCCTTACTAAGTCTTTTTGCAGACTCATCTTCTACAAAAAAAATTGTGCAAGTCTCTATTAATTTGGAGGTGGAGCGAAGTAAATTGATTAGGTTTCTCAATGATAGGGCTACTACTATGTTTGTCTATGAGATGAGAGGTGGCTACGAGTGGCGTAGAACTATGGAAAACCTCCCAGTCTTTGAAAAGCTCTCGACAAGCTGATCATGGAGATAAAAAATAATAGGGATCCCTCTTTCAGCCAACTAGAGATGCTCACTCAAATTCAGGGTAATAAAAAGATCGTGTGGATGGAAGGCCCTCATGGCTGGCTGGATGGCTTGGGTTGATATCCTCGATGACATTCTCCTCTGATTGCTGCACTTATCTTCCTTGTAATCTCTTTTGTATTTTTGCTCGGATGTAAGACAACTTTTGTTATGtctctgttgttgttgttgttttagtCGGATCTCTGTATCTGGCTCCTTTTGAGGGTTGTCCTCTTGATCTGTAAAGACTTTCTctcgatatttaatataaaaaaaaaaatcaaataattataaatataagtaaacaattattaaaaatttaaaaatatttaaaataattatattatgatTGTAATCTTAAGTAATAATTACTttgtattatataattatatcagttattttaattaaataatttcaatgatatagCCTAATAGAAACCACCAAATCAACATCATTGTCCATGCTTCTCCCACCAAACattgatccacagacatttcactTAGGTAACTCTCTACTTCTCATGAGCTGGCTGAAAATGATTTTTTGAACACAATTTTTGCTCCTCTTCTCGATACTGAATTCATTAATTACTCATGCCTCTAACTTGTATATCTTGTGCTAAGGTTTTGAATAGTTGTTTTTGATGATACATATTTGGCCTAATCATGAACCAAAACCTTCTCAACcatttaattcttcttcaaaaacttCTTTTTTTTCATAACATGAAAGCCCATATTTCTGCTATATCTCTACACCCATTTAAGATGAATGAAAAATTGGCATCCCAACAAAAgatatatatttaatgtatatatgcGCTATTGGCAAATTTTCCTATATGCAACTTGTTCTACATCTTTTGCAAGTTTGCATTATTAGATTACGTAGGCTCTTTCATCTCtgtaattaaacaaaaaaaaatggcacATAGTATTAAAAAGACAAAGGATCAAGTGTATACACAGCTTATACATCCACCAAAAATTTAAACCACATctcatttttttaaaatatcataAAGTTAATACTACTCTTAATCCTCAATAATTCTTTACAATTCAGCAAAAAATTATGAAACGATCCTTCTTTTCTCCTTCTAATTAATAAATCCTCactacaacaataacaataatattgtGCATGAACTTATTTAAAGAATCACATTTAACATACATGTAAACATTTTTAACTCTCGGCAGGAACTATGAGTCTCTTGGTAAATAGGGACGTTACACACCACCccttgtgaatcagattcacagatATTCCTTTTTAAGAGAAGAACACAAACTTAATTCTGATTGCATCTccaaatttatttttaattgtcaAAAAGATCTCTTGTatataattttacttatttaaagaACTTTATAAgtaaaaaatcaaattgaattttacTAATAAAAATCAAGTCATGCTAGTTATTTGAACATAATATCCTTCATCTAAATATTTATTTAGATTCTAAAATCTTGAACATTTTCCAtgtttcaaaaaatatttatttatgataCAGAACATGTATACACCAATGCTCAAAAGGAGGTTAATGGTGCATAACAACACATTAAAGAACAACTACATCAGAATGTCCAACAGAAGTGCTCGCCATTCACTAGCAAGTTACAAGTGACCACTCTGCAAAAATGATGCCGCTGTTTCCAACTCCATCAAGcatattaaataaattatgaaaaatggcATTGCTGTTACATTCTAGAGCTCAAGGTAGCCAAAAATCAAGGTGAAGTTTGACAATTCACTACAAAACCTGTCACTGTCAAGGTCGATAATTTTTGTCATCCTGGTTGATGAAAAACGTTCATGAGAATAAATTAAGGGTATTCTATGACAATGCATCAACTGGTTTTACTACAAACCTCAAAGCATTTTTGCTTTATATGTTTTTCTTCCATGTCTTTTATCTTACAGAAATTTTTTGTTCTTAATGTGAAAATAATTTCCAAACAAACAGCCTTCTCTTAAAAGCAGAATAAAAAGCACATACCTTTATCATATCATCAGTAACCTCAGGTAATACTGATGTATATACTCTTTCTCTTGCATTTCTTCCCTGGCAATAAGACAACCAACGCTGTGAGTAAACAGAATAGTATTTCTATTCAAAGCAAGCATTCATTCACATGGCCAAATCATAAGGAAGATGGTAGATTTAGTATACACCACCACCATTGCTCCAAAATGGATACAATTCGTGTTTTCTTTCTCATATAAACTTTAAGTCCATCCTTTAGAATGGATAGACTCACTTGTTGTTCCCAGTCTGTACATAAAGTTACCAGGAACAGTAAAACTGTTTGTACAAAAAGGCCGCAGGTAATTCCAATCCAAAGTCCCTGAAATATCCATAAAAAATTGGTATAAGCAACAAATTAAAATGTTAAAACATAGCATTTTGCCTCTATTCTTGCGAGAGGAAACATTTGAACAAGTCTCTTTCATATTTATTACTTCGGTAATTGTATTATGGATTTATATGTCATAATACAGTCAAGTCAAGTTTGCAATGGAAAATAGTTTGTAATATGTATGCAACATAGTCAACAACTATGTGTCAATTTTGAGTTAGGTTTGTGCTTGCATgtcctttttgtttctttttttctgTTCTTTATGCTGTTCTGATTTATGGGTTCAGGGTCCTTTTTCtccttatttaataaaaaataattatatggcAATGAAGTAGATATAGACAGTAAGATGTAATATGAAGTTAGTTTTATTTCTAAAAATGTGTTATTGAACATTTATAATACAGTCAAGTAAAGCTTGTCATGGAAAATAGTTTGTATGGAACAGAGTTAACAGCTATGCAGCAATGAAGTCCATACAATAAGATATATTATGAAGTAAGCTTTATTTTTAGAAATGTGTTATTGATCATTTATAACATCAATCACAATCAACAATAATATGGGAATGAAGTCCACAATAAGATATAATATGAAGTTAGCTTTATTCTCAATTTGACTGAACAATATTGAAATGAACATATTATCATTCTCACTTTTGCGCTAACTACAACTAATTTTGACTGCTTCATAGCATGCCCTATAACAGGGAAAATAATTTAGGTTCTCAGTGTCACTGAGAATGGTCTAGCGGCTAGCCAATTGAACACAAGAACTAGGATTTCAATAACTGTTCTACTTTCAGAATGCAGGGTTTGTATCCTCTATCTGTCAAAAATCTTACtctgagtggttagatggacttcATTTTTTTGTATCCTTCATCTGTCGAAAATCTTACTCTAACAGCTAGATGGACTCTAACTTTTTTTTGTCAAAGTTTGCATATATAACTTAAGAATTGAGAACATGgtaaatcaaatcaatgaggaaAGTGTAAATAACCCTGCCACCAACATGCAGTACAAAGGCCAAAATGACAGCTACAGGAATGGCAACTATGTAGTATGCTCCAAGATTAACATAAGCACCCACTTTTTGCCAACCACATCCTCTAGCAACGCCTGAAATATTATTTCAAAAAACCATTACTTCAACAGAAAATGTTTCTTTATGCCATGGGGAATTCAAGTAGAATATGTTTGTCGTTCCAAATATGAATATTTCAGAAAACCATTACTTCAACCTGAAAGAGTGCCTTGGATTGCATCCAAAATTGAGCCGGCTGCCAGCAGAGGGATCATGCTTGCAACATAATCAATGACTTCCTTATCATTACTATAAGCATAACCGCAAACATTTCGTATAGAGAATAAAAGACATCCAACCATGACTGCCTCCATGATTGTCATAAAGAACACTACATACACTGCCAAGCGGGCAGCTTGTGAGCGTCCAGCTCCTAATTCATTTGAAATCCGTGTACTGCCATGCAACATTATGAAAGTGTCTAGCTCCTAGTACCTTAAATGGGTTAAATGACTAATAGGTTTACTGGTTAGCTTCTAAATGTACTTACCTTGCAGCAGCAGCAAAACCAGAAGGGACATTATATGCTAGAACCATAGTGTTAAGGCTGCAAAATATCAAAACTAGCTCAGGCGACAACAAATTCGAGGCAGTAAAATGCCCTTGTTAAGATTCATTCATTACTAAAAATCTCACATTTAAGTTTTAGCATACATACCATATTGAAAGAACTGATGTCTCAAGTTTTGGATTGGGCAACAGACCTGACAAGAGAATAAGCATTTCAAAGGACCAATACTCCAAGCTGTGAAAATCATGGAAACAAAATAAGTTTAAAAAAGCATTCTGGTTTAATCTACCATGCATTATTAACAATTTGTATGCTGAACTAAAACAGATCTGTTCTATTTGCCAAAATGTTCCTCACATGCTATGAAGTTTGAATATTCGAAAGGGTTAAAAGGAAGTAGTACACAGATAACTTGGATCAAATCTTGAGGCTATGAGATCAAGGTAGTATACCAGATCATCAATGAAGATGGAATTGCAAGCTTCAGAAATTTTTTAATATCATACAAGGCCTCCCTTGTAAAGGACGTCCATGTCCTCTTGCATGCAGATGAAGTTTTAATATATAGTAAAACAAGTGCCACATTGACCCAGTTGGAAATGCTGTTGGCTAAGGCTGCCCCTTTATAACCTAATCCAGTTTTAAATACCAGAGCCCAGCAGATGGGAACATGGAAACACAAAGTAATTACAGAGCATATCATCATGGGAAAGACAATACTTTGTGTCTGGAGATATCTTGTAAGGGGTAGAAGAGCTGAATAAGCAAACAGACTGGGAATCATCCATCTGGCAAATTCACCTGCTTCAAAAGATATTGGAGGGTCCTGCCCACATGCAGTTAGAATGTTGCCCATATATGCCCACACCACAGCCACCGGTATACTTACacaaaaaagaacaaaaattgCTCTCTGCAGATGAATTCCAAGCAGATGGTATTGCTTTGCCCCGTAGGCCTGTCCACATAGTGTTTCCAATGCACTTCCCATTCCCATCTGTCAAAATTGAAGAAAAACTGTTGGTCTTACATGCAACGCTGCATTTATGACTTCTATACAGataaat contains the following coding sequences:
- the LOC131075374 gene encoding protein DETOXIFICATION 16 isoform X5, whose product is MERSDSIHGHAHENDVLESLIAKEEAVLFRDEQNEWKCSKALVWEELKKQCWIAGPMVSVNLLQFSLRVISVMLVGHLGELALSSASIATSFANVSGFTLLMGMGSALETLCGQAYGAKQYHLLGIHLQRAIFVLFCVSIPVAVVWAYMGNILTACGQDPPISFEAGEFARWMIPSLFAYSALLPLTRYLQTQSIVFPMMICSVITLCFHVPICWALVFKTGLGYKGAALANSISNWVNVALVLLYIKTSSACKRTWTSFTREALYDIKKFLKLAIPSSLMICLEYWSFEMLILLSGLLPNPKLETSVLSICLNTMVLAYNVPSGFAAAASTRISNELGAGRSQAARLAVYVVFFMTIMEAVMVGCLLFSIRNVCGYAYSNDKEVIDYVASMIPLLAAGSILDAIQGTLSGVARGCGWQKVGAYVNLGAYYIVAIPVAVILAFVLHVGGRGLWIGITCGLFVQTVLLFLVTLCTDWEQQKCKRKSIYISIT
- the LOC131075374 gene encoding protein DETOXIFICATION 16 isoform X3, translating into MERSDSIHGHAHENDVLESLIAKEEAVLFRDEQNEWKCSKALVWEELKKQCWIAGPMVSVNLLQFSLRVISVMLVGHLGELALSSASIATSFANVSGFTLLMGMGSALETLCGQAYGAKQYHLLGIHLQRAIFVLFCVSIPVAVVWAYMGNILTACGQDPPISFEAGEFARWMIPSLFAYSALLPLTRYLQTQSIVFPMMICSVITLCFHVPICWALVFKTGLGYKGAALANSISNWVNVALVLLYIKTSSACKRTWTSFTREALYDIKKFLKLAIPSSLMICLEYWSFEMLILLSGLLPNPKLETSVLSICLNTMVLAYNVPSGFAAAASTRISNELGAGRSQAARLAVYVVFFMTIMEAVMVGCLLFSIRNVCGYAYSNDKEVIDYVASMIPLLAAGSILDAIQGTLSGVARGCGWQKVGAYVNLGAYYIVAIPVAVILAFVLHVGGRGLWIGITCGLFVQTVLLFLVTLCTDWEQQGRNARERVYTSVLPEVTDDMIKDDKNYRP
- the LOC131075374 gene encoding protein DETOXIFICATION 16 isoform X6 codes for the protein MVSVNLLQFSLRVISVMLVGHLGELALSSASIATSFANVSGFTLLMGMGSALETLCGQAYGAKQYHLLGIHLQRAIFVLFCVSIPVAVVWAYMGNILTACGQDPPISFEAGEFARWMIPSLFAYSALLPLTRYLQTQSIVFPMMICSVITLCFHVPICWALVFKTGLGYKGAALANSISNWVNVALVLLYIKTSSACKRTWTSFTREALYDIKKFLKLAIPSSLMICLEYWSFEMLILLSGLLPNPKLETSVLSICLNTMVLAYNVPSGFAAAASTRISNELGAGRSQAARLAVYVVFFMTIMEAVMVGCLLFSIRNVCGYAYSNDKEVIDYVASMIPLLAAGSILDAIQGTLSGVARGCGWQKVGAYVNLGAYYIVAIPVAVILAFVLHVGGRGLWIGITCGLFVQTVLLFLVTLCTDWEQQGRNARERVYTSVLPEVTDDMIKDDKNYRP